CTGCGCGGGGAAGAGGGGGGCCTGGGGGGCCAGGTGAGGGACCGGTTGGCGTACGTCCTCACGACGGAGTGGGATTACCGTCCGGTTCTCGGCCGGGTGGTGGACTTCGGCCTGCAGACGGTGAGCGTCAACACGCCGCTCCTGGAAGACCTACCTTACCGCAAAGGGGAGGAACCCCCCGGCCCGCCCGCGACCGAGGTGATGAAACCCGCCGACCTGCCGGCCCTCCCGGTCTCCGGGCGGGTGCTGCGCGGCTACGGCTGGACGATCGACTCCCTGGACGGCATGGAGCGCTTTCACCCCGGGGTGGACATCACCTGCGCCGAGGGCACCCCGGTGAAGGCGGTCCTGGCCGGCACCGTCGCCCAGGTGGGGGATGACCGCCTCTACGGTCCGTACGTCCTCCTGAACCACGGGGGGGAGACCTATACCCTCTACGCTCAGGTACAGGATATCCAGGTCAAGGAGGGCGAAGAGGTGTCCGCAGGGCAGGTCCTGGCCCATGCGGGGGCGGAGGGGGAGGTCGGCGAGGCCGGCCTGCACTTCGAGTACCGGGAAGGTTCGAAGCTGGTCGACCCTCTGACCAAGTTCGACCTCGCCCAGGAAGGTGATGTGCACCCCGCCGGGCCCTAAACACCGACGTTCGGGGTTGGGGGTGCTTCCCTTCCGCTTCCAGTGCTCCGCGTCGTCCAGCACTCAGCCTGATGTCGTGCACGAGTAAACTACGGTAGGCGTGGCGTCGTAACTAAGGGCGTAGGCTGAGTGCTGGGTACCGACGCTCCGCAAGCCTCTTCAGAGAAGACCCCCAGCCCCCTCTTAAATAGTAGGTTGAAATGAGGATGTATCCCTTGAAGCTCGGCCGCTTCCAGGGCATCACCCTGGAGATCAACAACTGGTTCCTGGCCCTCCTGGGGGTGTACTTCGCCGCCGGGGTACTGGACCGCGGCATGGTGGCCTTCGCCACCGTGTTGCTGCACGAGCTGGCCCACGTCTGGACCGCCCGGAGGCTGGGGATGACCGTCAGCAAGGTCGAACTCCTGCCCTTCGGCGGCGTGGCCCGGATCGACAGCGCCCTCGCTCTGGACCCGCCGCGGGAGATGCTGGTCGCGGCGGCGGGGCCGGTCAGCAACCTGATCCTCATCGGCCTCGCCCTCGGTCTGAGCCGGTACGGCTATTGGCATGAGGAACTGGGGCCCTTCTTCATCCAGACGAACCTCCTCCTTTTCCTCTTCAACCTGCTACCGGGGCTGCCCCTGGACGGGGGACGGGTGGCGCGCGCCATGCTGGCCCGGCGCGCCAGCCTTTCGGACGCCACCTACCGCACGGCCTCCTGGGGACAGGTGTGGGGAGTCATCCTGACCCTGGCGGGCTCCGCCGGGGTGGCCCTCCATTACTGCGGCCTGGACATCGTCGCCACCGGCCTTTTCCTTTTTTACGCCGCCCGGCGGGAACGGGTGGAGGTACCCTACCTCTACGCCCAGCACCTGCTCAGCAAGGAGCGGCAGCTGGCAGCAAAAGGGCTTTTGCCGGGAGAGGTGCTGGTGGCGCGCCCCCAGACCCCGGCCTGGAGGGTGACGCGTCTTTTTGTGCCGCAACGCTACCATATCGTCTTTCTCGTGGACGAAGAGGGGCGGATTGCGGAGACGCTTGACGAGACCCGGGTCGTCCGCGCCGTTATGCGCCACGGGGCCGGGCTTCCCCTGGGGGCGGTAAAAGAAGGTTTTCCAGAGTAGGCAGAGAATAGGTAAGTGGGAATACTGGGCATGGGATATAACATGGGAGGAAGCTTCCGTCATGCTAGAAATTGAACACCTCTTGCCCAAAGTGGAAAAACCGGCGCGCTATGTGGGCGGGGAATATAACGCGGTGGTCAAGGACTGGGACCGGGCCGCCGTGAAGGTGGCCTTCGCCTTTCCGGATGTCTACGAGGTGGGCATGTCCCACCTCGGCTTGCAGATTCTCTACCACGTCGTAAACAGCCGTGAGGACGCGCTGATGGAGCGCGTCTTCGCACCCTGGACCGACATGGAGGGATTGATGCGCGAGGAGGGCATACCTCTCTTCAGTTTGGAGTCCCGGCGGCCGGTGAGAGATTTCGATATCCTGGCCTTCACCCTGCAGTATGAGCTTTCGTTCAGCAACGTCCTCAACATGCTGGACCTGGGCGGGATTCCGCTGCGGGCCGCCGACCGGCGGGAGGGGATGCCCCTGGTCATCGCCGGGGGCCCCTGCGCCTTCAACCCCGAGCCCCTGGCCGACTTCCTCGACGCCGTCTTTCTCGGGGAGGCCGAGGACGGTTTCGGTGAGCTGATCGAGGTTTGCCGCCAAGCGCGTGCCGCGGGGGTGGACCGGCAGGGGCTTCTCCGTGCCCTGGCGCAGGTCCCGGGGGTATATGTGCCGTCCTTTTACCGCGTGGCCTACGACAGCGCGGGGCGGGTGCGGGAGATAACGCCGGCCGACGAGTCGGCCCCGGAGCGGGTCGTGAAACGAGTGGTCGACGACCTGGACCGGGTGCCCTACCCGACGCGGCCGCTGGTGCCCTCGACGGCTGTTGTGCACGACCGGGCCGTGCTGGAGGTTTTCCGCGGCTGCTCACGCGGTTGCCGCTTTTGCCAGGCGGGGATGATCTACCGCCCGGTGCGGGAGCGGGATCCGGAAAGGCTCCTTGAACAGGCGGATGAGATCCTGCGCCATACGGGGTACGGCGAACTCTCGCTGGCCTCGCTGTCCACCACCGACTACTCGGCGATCCGTCCCCTCGTGGAAAAGCTGGTCGAACGTTACGCCGGGGAGAGGGTGGGCCTGGCGCTCCCCTCCACCCGGGTCGACGCCTTCGCCGTGGATCTGGCGCGGCTGATCCAGAAGGTGCGCAAGTCCAGCCTCACGTTCGCCCCCGAGGCGGGGACGCAGCGCCTGCGCAACGTCATCAACAAGCAGGTGACCGAGGAGGATTTGCTGGCCACCGCCAGGGCGGCCTTCGAAGCCGGCTGGCTGCGCATCAAGCTCTACTTTATGCTCGGTTTGCCGACCGAGACCCTGGAAGACGTGGAGGGGATCAACCTCCTGGCCCGCCGGGTGCTGGCCGTCGGGGATGAGACCGGCGTGCCGAAGGGGCGCCTGAGTATCACCACCAGCGTGTCGACCTTCGTGCCGAAGGCGCATACGCCTTTCCAGTGGGAGCCTTTCCTGTACCTGGGCGAGGTGCGCGAGAGGCAGGCCTACCTGAAGCGGCGCCTGAAGGGCCGGGGGCTGGTCTTCCACTGGCATGATCCGGAGGCCAGCTTCCTGGAGGCCGTCTTCTCCCGGGGCGACCGGCGGCTGGGCGCCGCCCTGGAGCGGGCCTGGCAACTGGGGGCGCGCCTGGACGGCTGGCGCGAGCATTTCCGCCCCGACCTCTGGCGGCAGGCTTTCGCCGACGTCGGCCTGGCCCCCGAAGATTACGCGTACCGCCGGTATGCCTACGAGGATATACTGCCATGGGGGCATCTTGACGCCGGGGTGGGCAAGCGTTTCCTGGCCCTGGAGCACAAGCGCGCCCTGGCCGGGGAGACCACGGCCGACTGCCGCGCCGGGCGCTGCACCGGCTGCGGGCTGTGCCCGGCCCTGGAAGTCGAACCCCGCCTGCCGCAGAGGGTGGCCATCGATGCCGCGCATTAGGCTCGCCTTCCGGCAGGATGGACCGGCGCGGTTCCTGGGCCACCTCGACGTCATGCGCACCTTCGAGCGCGCCTGCCGCCGGGCCGGGTTGCGCCCGGCTTACACGCAAGGTTTCAATCCCCACCCGAAAATGGGCTTCGCGGCGCCGTTGCCGGTAGGAATGAACGGGGCGCGGGAGTACGTGGACCTGGAACTGGAAAGCGAAGCGCCGGCCGCGGACGTGGCGGCGGCGCTCGCCCGGCAGTTGCCGGCAGGCCTGACGGTGCTGGGAGCCAGGCCGGTGGAGGCCGGCGGCTCCCCTCTCATGGGTCAACTGGGCCGCGCGCACTACCGGGTTACCGGGCGGGCCGCCAACGGAGAAAAGTGGGACGATGAGAGGCTGCGCGCGGCCGTTGAGCGGTTTCTGGGCCGGGCCGAGGTTTTTGTTACCCGCCGAACCGGGAAAGGAACAAAAAAGAAGGATATCCGCCCCGGCATCCGCAGCCTGCGGGCCCGGACGGACGGCGAAACGCTGATCCTTACGATGGAACTCGCCGCGGGCGGGGGCGGCACTGTCCGCCCCGACGAGGTGCTCCGGGCGCTGCGGGAAGAGGCGGGTCTGGACCTCGTGGGGGCCGAGGTGTGGCGCACGGCGCTCCTTTCCGGTGACGGCCGCCTGCTATGGGAATGCTGAAGAAAGGGGGGAAGGGATGATCCGGAAAGAGATCGTCGTCTGTACCTGTGACGGTGTAACCAGGGTGGCCCTGTTGGAAGACGGGGTCCCCGTAGAGATATATATCGAGCCGGTTACCGAGTTTTGCATGGTCGGCAGCATTTTCAAGGGCAAAGTCGACAACGTCCTGCCGGGCATTGAGGCCGCCTTCGTCGATGTGGGAATGGGACGCAACGCCTTCCTCTACGTCAACGATGTGCTCCCGCCCCCGGGGGTTAACGGCCGGCGGGCCGGCATCCGCGAACTGTTGCGCCCGGGCCAGGAAATTGTCGTCCAGGTGGCGAAGGACCCCCTGGGCAGCAAGGGTCCGCGCGTGACGATGCGCGTCAACCTGCCGGGGCGCTATACGGTGCTGATGCCCACCGTGAACCATGTCGGCGTTTCGCGCCGTATCGAGGACGAAGCGGAGCGCGAGTGTTTCAAGCGGGTGGTTAATGAGGCGCGGCCTCCGGGCATGGGGGTCATTGTGCGCACGGCGGCCCAGGGGGCCCCGGAAGAGGCCCTCAAAGAGGACGTGGCCAACCTGGTCCGGCTTTGGCGGGAGATTCAGGCGCGGGCCCAAAAGGCGGCCGCGCCGTCCCTCCTGTACCAGGAGTGTGCCTTGTTGCCGCGCGTAATCCGTGACCTTTTCACGGAAGAGGTCGAGCGGCTGGTGGTCAGCAACCGTGCCGACCACGCCCGGGTGATGAACGAGGTGGTCCAGTTCGACAAAAAGCTTATAAGCCGGGTCTTCCTGGATGAACGGGATGACCTGATGGACCGTTACGGGGTGACGCAGGAGATTGAAAAGGCGCTGCAGCGCCGCATCTGGCTGAAATGCGGCGGCTACCTGATCTTCGACCAGGCCGAGGCCCTGACCGTGATCGATGTGAACACCGGCAAGTACACCGGACGTACCGACCTGGAGGACACGGTCTACAAGACCAACCTTGACGCCGCCGTGGAGATCGCCCGCCAGCTCCGGCTGCGCAACCTGGGGGGCATTATCATCATCGACTTTATCGATATGTCCCACGAGAGCCACAGGGCCAAAGTCTTGGAAGTCTTCGCGGAGGAAATCAAGAAGGACCGCCGGAGGACGCACATCCTGGGCCTCACCAGGCTCGGACTCGTCGAACTCACACGCAAAAAAGTGCACCCCAGCCTGGCGGAAACCCTGCTCACCGTCTGTCCGACCTGCCACGGGCTTGGCAAGGTGGCCGCGGACCCGGCGGTGCGGATGCAGCATGCGTGAAGGGCATTGCCTGTTGCGGTGCCGCTGTGTTACAATAAAACTTGCGTGAACCGCACGGGACGGGTTTAAGCGGCGCTCTCGGGCCCACCCTGCCCGGCGAGTCCCGAATACAAGGGGGTCAGCGTAGAGTGTACGCCATTATCGAGACCGGCGGCAAGCAGTATCGCGTCCAGGAGGGCTTGCGGCTCTTCGTGGAGAAACTGCCCGCCGAGCCCGGTGACACCGTCGTTTTCGACCGCGTGCTCGCCATCGGCGGGGACGGTGAGGAACTGGCGGTGGGCCGGCCGACGGTGGACGGCGCCCGGGTCACGGGCAAGGTCCTGAAGCAGGCGCGCGGCAAGAAGATCATCGTCTTCAAGTACAAGCCGAAGAAGAACTACCGGCGCAAGCAGGGCCACCGGCAGCCGTTGACGCAGGTGGTCATCGAGAAGATTGAGAGGTGAGGTCCAATGGCACACAAGAAAGGTGTAGGCAGCTCGCGTAACGGCCGCGATTCCGAATCCAAGCGGCTGGGCATCAAGCGCGGTGACGGGCAGTTCGTGACCGCCGGGAGCATCCTGGTCCGGCAGCGGGGGACGAAGATCCACCCGGGCCGTAACGTAGGCATCGGCGGGGACGACACCCTGTTTGCGAAGATCGACGGGGTCGTCAGCTTCGAGCGCAAGGGCCGGGACCGCAAGCTGATCAGCGTGACGCCGGTCGCGACCACCGGTTAACGAAGATCCGCGTTCATAAGAGGGGCTGACAAAAGGGGTCAGCCTCTCTTTTATTTCGTTGTGTTTCGCGGCAGGATATCGGCGGGGAAAAGCCAAAAACTAAGGTAAACCATGGGATCACAAGCACAATACAGTGGAGGACGGAAAAGCTTATGTGGCAACCCAACGGCCTGACGACAGGAGTGGGCAGCCTGCCCTACCGGGAACCGGAGCCCGCCCTTTACCTCATTGCCGCCAACCTGGATGTACCCCACTGGCCCCAGTTGCCGCGGCGCGGGGCGCAGGAGGGGTTTGTGCAGCAGTTTTTGACCCCCCTGGTGGACAATGGTCTTTTGGTCCGGGAGGGGGAGAAGCTTGTCTTTCCCACCGACGCGCCGGACTGGCCGGACCGCCTCGCGGCCTTCTACGCCCTCTACCTGGCGGCCGAAGAAGGGGACGAGGCGGCCCTGGAGACCTTCGCCATCCCGCGGGAAGCGGCCGTCGGTTTCTGGGCCTTCCTGCAGGCGCTCGAAAGTGAAGAGCGATGGCCCTGCCTAAAGGGACAGGTCGTGGGGCCACTGACGGCGGGGTTCCAGTTGACCGACGCCGCCGGGCGGCCGGCGTACTACGACGAGCAGGTGCGCGACCTGCTCGTCCGCAACCTGGCGATGAGCGCCCGTTGGCAGGCCGCCGTACTGGCGCGTTACGCCGGGCGGGCGATGGTCTTCGTCGATGAGCCCGGGGTCAGCATCTATGGCCAGTCGACCTACATCACCGTGACCCGGGAGATGATCGTCGAAGACATGGGGGCCATCGCCGCCGCCGTCTCCGCCGCCGGGGCCATTCCCGGCATCCACTCCTGTGCGGCGGTGGACTGGAGCCTCCTGTACGACGCCGGGGCGGCGGTGGTCAGCTTCGATGCTTACGAGTACTTTGACTCTCTACGGCCTTTCCGGCGTGAGACCCTGGACTTCCTGGACCGCGGCGGCATCCTGGCCTGGGGGGTCGTGCCCACGTCCGAGAAAGCGCGGCGAGAGACCGGGGCGACCCTGGCCGCGAGGCTGCGCAGCTACTGGCGCGAACTGGCGGAGTGGGGGGCGAGCCCGGAACAGGTCCGCGCCCAGGCGCTGATCACCCCGGCGTGCGGTACCGGGGCCCTGGAACCGGAGCTGGCGGAGCGCATTTACGGCCTGACCCACGAGGTCGGGGCCCTGCTCCGCGAGGGAGGGGAATAGCCTTGGCTGCACTGCGCCTGCCCCCGGACTACCACCTGCATACCGGGCGTTGCGGGCACGCCGCCGGCTCCGTGCGGGATTACGCCCTGCGCGCCCGGGAAATGGGTCTTGCGGAGATCGGGTTCGCAGACCACATCTATATGTACTGGCTGCCGCGGGAGGAGAGGGACCCGTCGCTGGCGATGGCCGAGGAGGAGTTGCCGGCCTACGTGGAAGAGGTCTTCTCCGTGCGGCGGGAGTTCCCCGACCTGACCATCCGCCTCGGGATCGAGGCCGACTACATCCCGGGGCGCGAGGAAGAACTGCGCCGCATCCTGGAAGCTCATCCTTTCGACTACGTCATCGGGGCGGTCCATTATATTGACGGGTGGGGCTTCGACAACCCGGACCAGGCGGGCGGCTACGAGGGGCGCGACCCCGATGCGCTTTACCAGGAATACTTCAAACTGGTCCAGAAGGCCGCCCGTTCAGGGCTCTTCGACATCCTGGCGCACCCCGACCTGATCAAGAAGTTCGGCTGCCGCGCTGCGGGGGACCTGACCGGCCTCTACCACGGCACGGCCTGCACCTGCAACGCCTTCAACGTCGCCGTCGAGGTCAACACCGCCGGCCTGCGCGCCCCGGTCGGCGAGATCTATCCCGCCCGCGCCTTCCTGGCGTTCTGCCTGGAGCAGGAGGTCCCCGTCGTCCTGGGTTCCGACGCTCACCACCCCGACCAGGTGGGGGCCGATTTCGACAAGGCGGCGGCTCTGCTCTGTGCGGTCGGCTATCAGGATGTCGCTCTTTTCAACAGCCGGCGACGCAAAACCATCACTTTATAGTTCAAATAATTCAGGTCGATCATTTGCGTGGCCATGGTCACCCGCGCCCTGGGCCTGGTCGTTAACGAAGAACGGAAGATTTACGATATCCTGCGCGAACTGGGGTGGTAGACAGGAACGCCTTTCAAACGCTCAGCCCCCCGAGGACGGCTAATCGCCCGCCGCTTCTCGGGGGGTTTCCTTTTTTGCCTGGGACCTTTTTCCCATTTTAAAAAATTTTTGGCGCTTTCGGAAAACGGGGAAGGATATCCATGCTGGACATCGAAGACTATGTGGTGTAAAGTGGGGGAAAGTGGTGGA
The sequence above is a segment of the Thermoanaerobacterales bacterium genome. Coding sequences within it:
- a CDS encoding M23 family metallopeptidase; translation: MIFRVGVAALLLVIILGLRGEEGGLGGQVRDRLAYVLTTEWDYRPVLGRVVDFGLQTVSVNTPLLEDLPYRKGEEPPGPPATEVMKPADLPALPVSGRVLRGYGWTIDSLDGMERFHPGVDITCAEGTPVKAVLAGTVAQVGDDRLYGPYVLLNHGGETYTLYAQVQDIQVKEGEEVSAGQVLAHAGAEGEVGEAGLHFEYREGSKLVDPLTKFDLAQEGDVHPAGP
- a CDS encoding site-2 protease family protein, encoding MKLGRFQGITLEINNWFLALLGVYFAAGVLDRGMVAFATVLLHELAHVWTARRLGMTVSKVELLPFGGVARIDSALALDPPREMLVAAAGPVSNLILIGLALGLSRYGYWHEELGPFFIQTNLLLFLFNLLPGLPLDGGRVARAMLARRASLSDATYRTASWGQVWGVILTLAGSAGVALHYCGLDIVATGLFLFYAARRERVEVPYLYAQHLLSKERQLAAKGLLPGEVLVARPQTPAWRVTRLFVPQRYHIVFLVDEEGRIAETLDETRVVRAVMRHGAGLPLGAVKEGFPE
- a CDS encoding TIGR03960 family B12-binding radical SAM protein; translated protein: MLEIEHLLPKVEKPARYVGGEYNAVVKDWDRAAVKVAFAFPDVYEVGMSHLGLQILYHVVNSREDALMERVFAPWTDMEGLMREEGIPLFSLESRRPVRDFDILAFTLQYELSFSNVLNMLDLGGIPLRAADRREGMPLVIAGGPCAFNPEPLADFLDAVFLGEAEDGFGELIEVCRQARAAGVDRQGLLRALAQVPGVYVPSFYRVAYDSAGRVREITPADESAPERVVKRVVDDLDRVPYPTRPLVPSTAVVHDRAVLEVFRGCSRGCRFCQAGMIYRPVRERDPERLLEQADEILRHTGYGELSLASLSTTDYSAIRPLVEKLVERYAGERVGLALPSTRVDAFAVDLARLIQKVRKSSLTFAPEAGTQRLRNVINKQVTEEDLLATARAAFEAGWLRIKLYFMLGLPTETLEDVEGINLLARRVLAVGDETGVPKGRLSITTSVSTFVPKAHTPFQWEPFLYLGEVRERQAYLKRRLKGRGLVFHWHDPEASFLEAVFSRGDRRLGAALERAWQLGARLDGWREHFRPDLWRQAFADVGLAPEDYAYRRYAYEDILPWGHLDAGVGKRFLALEHKRALAGETTADCRAGRCTGCGLCPALEVEPRLPQRVAIDAAH
- a CDS encoding TIGR03936 family radical SAM-associated protein, whose amino-acid sequence is MPRIRLAFRQDGPARFLGHLDVMRTFERACRRAGLRPAYTQGFNPHPKMGFAAPLPVGMNGAREYVDLELESEAPAADVAAALARQLPAGLTVLGARPVEAGGSPLMGQLGRAHYRVTGRAANGEKWDDERLRAAVERFLGRAEVFVTRRTGKGTKKKDIRPGIRSLRARTDGETLILTMELAAGGGGTVRPDEVLRALREEAGLDLVGAEVWRTALLSGDGRLLWEC
- a CDS encoding Rne/Rng family ribonuclease — translated: MIRKEIVVCTCDGVTRVALLEDGVPVEIYIEPVTEFCMVGSIFKGKVDNVLPGIEAAFVDVGMGRNAFLYVNDVLPPPGVNGRRAGIRELLRPGQEIVVQVAKDPLGSKGPRVTMRVNLPGRYTVLMPTVNHVGVSRRIEDEAERECFKRVVNEARPPGMGVIVRTAAQGAPEEALKEDVANLVRLWREIQARAQKAAAPSLLYQECALLPRVIRDLFTEEVERLVVSNRADHARVMNEVVQFDKKLISRVFLDERDDLMDRYGVTQEIEKALQRRIWLKCGGYLIFDQAEALTVIDVNTGKYTGRTDLEDTVYKTNLDAAVEIARQLRLRNLGGIIIIDFIDMSHESHRAKVLEVFAEEIKKDRRRTHILGLTRLGLVELTRKKVHPSLAETLLTVCPTCHGLGKVAADPAVRMQHA
- the rplU gene encoding 50S ribosomal protein L21, producing MYAIIETGGKQYRVQEGLRLFVEKLPAEPGDTVVFDRVLAIGGDGEELAVGRPTVDGARVTGKVLKQARGKKIIVFKYKPKKNYRRKQGHRQPLTQVVIEKIER
- the rpmA gene encoding 50S ribosomal protein L27; its protein translation is MAHKKGVGSSRNGRDSESKRLGIKRGDGQFVTAGSILVRQRGTKIHPGRNVGIGGDDTLFAKIDGVVSFERKGRDRKLISVTPVATTG
- a CDS encoding histidinol-phosphatase HisJ family protein; amino-acid sequence: MAALRLPPDYHLHTGRCGHAAGSVRDYALRAREMGLAEIGFADHIYMYWLPREERDPSLAMAEEELPAYVEEVFSVRREFPDLTIRLGIEADYIPGREEELRRILEAHPFDYVIGAVHYIDGWGFDNPDQAGGYEGRDPDALYQEYFKLVQKAARSGLFDILAHPDLIKKFGCRAAGDLTGLYHGTACTCNAFNVAVEVNTAGLRAPVGEIYPARAFLAFCLEQEVPVVLGSDAHHPDQVGADFDKAAALLCAVGYQDVALFNSRRRKTITL